TAAGTATATACATCCGATAGTTTTGAGAGATAATACTGCGCATCTAATCTCCGTGTCTTGTTATGGGTGAAGTAATCAATCAGTATTTCCTGTTTATCGAAGCTGGGAGATTTTTCTATGGTAAGGAGTTTGGAATAGAGATACTGCTGACCTACCAGTGAAGTAGTTCTATCTGCAAAAGCAAAAACATCCCTGAAATCGATATCATTTATGGTTTGTTCAGAAACAACGTGAAAAGCAGATGAATTATCTCTCTTGCAGAAATAGCGCCCAATAAGTTCAAAGTTGAATGTCTCTTCCTTAGGTTTACCCCAGGACTTATCTAATTTTTGTATAATGTTTTTTTTCCTATTGAACACCATTATGCTTAAGCTCTCGCACTTTCATTTTTGTTCTTGTTTATGAGGTCTGGAATGGGTGACTGTATGCAATCTTTCTCCAATAAAATCTGTACTAACTCAAATGGCCTGAAAAAGAAAGGTGCATGTCCTGATTCTAAATATCGTATTTCACATCCTGCTCTTCTGTAAAACATTTCCTGCATTTCAGATGTCAGTGATTTATCCATTGTGCAAACTATTCCAACACGTGGTATCGATATAGGATTTGAGAGCCGTATTGGAGTTCCAATCGGTATTACCGACTGAGATACCACTCTCATTTTGGCATACTCGATATCTTCATCTGAACAGCCATTGTAAATAATCCTTCCGATACTTTCGGGCAATAATCTTACGGACATTTTGTCCGGGTTGATTTCAAAGCACTCTTTTAATTCTGAACCGGTGTCAGTTTTCAACAGCTCCCCTATGATTTCACCATCTTCGGGTATAAAGCCTGAAACGAAAACTGCCTTTTTGATCTTTTTGCCACCCAATATGTCGATCACTTTGGTAATAACAGCACCACCCATACTATGACCAACAAGAATAACATTTCCACTTGCCTCAGATAGTGTATCCAGAATTTTCTTGACATAAAGATCGAAAGTTATTTCATGGGGTTGCAAAATACTTTGAGGTTCGTGGCCTGGTAAATCGGGGGTATACACGGTGTGCCCTTTTCCTTCAAGTATTCCCTTTACCTTATGCCAGCACCATCCTCCTTGTGCTGCCCCATGTACCAAAATGAAATCAGACATTCAGGTGTCCTGTATATTTTCTTATTTGAGTCAGACTGACAACAACCTCATTATTATTACTCCGGCAATTATATATGCATAAGAGAGTGTTTGAGTTTCATTACTTTTTTTTAAGAGTCCAGCGCTAAGAAGCGCTGTTTCAAAAACAATTGGGGTCTTCAGCCCCAAACCCCGACCTACTTTCTTTCCAAGGCCAAAGAAAGTAGGCAAAGAACGCCTTGGGAGCCCCACACTGGCTCCAATATTCGCGTTTTCGCCGGGGAAGGGCCAAAACTCGAGGACTCGAACAATTGGCCCCGGGAAAGGACCGGCGAAAGCGCTCATTCGCCAGTGATTGGGGCGGATTTGTACCCGATAGTTTTTTTAGGAGCTTACTGCCGTGCGCCCTGTGAAAGATGGAGATAATTTTTATGCAAGTTTAATTGCCGGAGTAATAATATGGGTAGTATCCCTCCGCTGACCGGAACCCATAGTTATTCCTTTTCAAAAACATAATCACAGTAAGTCGAACTTTTTACCGATTTGGATTTCATCATAAACCCACTTTTCTGGAACATTCCCTCCAGAACCCAGTCAAATGTGGAATGTTCCTCGAGGAGATGATTTACAGCATCCTTTGTAAAATCGTCATCTCCTTTAGAGGCAATTAAATCTATCAGCTCTTCAAAATGTTCTTTATATTCAGAGACTGGAAATGAAAAGATTACATCCGAAAGAAATACTCTGCCGCCTGGCTTTAAAACCCTTGCCATGTGGTGGATAGAAACGGCCTTCCAAAAATCCGGCAAATGATGAAAAGCCACCTGCAAAATAAGAGCATCAGCATGATCGTGCTCAGAGAGGAATTCCAAAATACCTTTGTGTATGCACTTAATATTAGGAATATCATTTGACAGAATTTTCTCACTCAGCAGATCCAGCATGACAGGAGATATATCAACAGCCAATATCTTCTTACAAAATTTAGATAATTCAAGGGTAAAAAAACCACTCCCGCATCCTAAATCAACGACAGTACTTGTTTCTGTTAAGTTTAGCTGTTGCGCAATCCGGCGAGATTTTTCCAGGTAATTGCTTTCAAGTTTGGCACTGCGCTCATCCCACTTTCTTGCTCTTTTCAGATCCAGAAATGTTGAGCCTACAGGTTTTCTTTCATCGAATATCATTTCACCCTCTTCCACTTTTCTCATATCGTATCCTTAGGAGTCTGCTTTTCTTTCAATTTCCCGAATAAAACTTGTTTTTGCAGAAGCGTACTCA
This Chitinispirillum alkaliphilum DNA region includes the following protein-coding sequences:
- a CDS encoding ribosomal RNA adenine dimethylase, with the protein product MRKVEEGEMIFDERKPVGSTFLDLKRARKWDERSAKLESNYLEKSRRIAQQLNLTETSTVVDLGCGSGFFTLELSKFCKKILAVDISPVMLDLLSEKILSNDIPNIKCIHKGILEFLSEHDHADALILQVAFHHLPDFWKAVSIHHMARVLKPGGRVFLSDVIFSFPVSEYKEHFEELIDLIASKGDDDFTKDAVNHLLEEHSTFDWVLEGMFQKSGFMMKSKSVKSSTYCDYVFEKE
- a CDS encoding alpha/beta hydrolase, translating into MSDFILVHGAAQGGWCWHKVKGILEGKGHTVYTPDLPGHEPQSILQPHEITFDLYVKKILDTLSEASGNVILVGHSMGGAVITKVIDILGGKKIKKAVFVSGFIPEDGEIIGELLKTDTGSELKECFEINPDKMSVRLLPESIGRIIYNGCSDEDIEYAKMRVVSQSVIPIGTPIRLSNPISIPRVGIVCTMDKSLTSEMQEMFYRRAGCEIRYLESGHAPFFFRPFELVQILLEKDCIQSPIPDLINKNKNESARA